From the genome of Vibrio navarrensis, one region includes:
- a CDS encoding acyl-CoA dehydrogenase family protein — MDFELNEEQRAFADTASEFAKARLAPMAAKWDEEHIFPKEVLREAGELGFLSLYTPEEQGGLGLSRLDASIIFEQLAMGCTSTTAFMTIHNMVTWMVASFASDEAKTQFCPKLVTGEWLGSYCLTEPNAGSDAASLTTSAQKHGDHYLLSGSKAFISGAGDTDVLVVMARTGEAGAKGISAFVIPANAEGISYGRKEPKMGWNSQPTRSVTFDRVKVPLTALLGEEGQGFTFAMKGLDGGRINIATCSLGTAQQALNQATQYLQERKQFGKNLAQFQGLQFKLADMATELVAARQLVRYAASKLDRRDAEATAYCAMAKRFATDVGFQVCDAALQLYGGYGYIKEYPLERQFRDVRVHQILEGTNEIMRLIIARRLLHEGAELL, encoded by the coding sequence ATGGATTTTGAACTGAATGAAGAACAACGCGCGTTTGCCGACACGGCGAGTGAATTTGCCAAAGCACGTTTAGCCCCGATGGCGGCTAAGTGGGATGAAGAACACATCTTCCCTAAAGAGGTGCTGCGCGAGGCGGGGGAACTTGGCTTTTTGTCACTGTATACCCCTGAAGAACAGGGCGGGCTCGGTTTGAGTCGCCTTGATGCTTCGATCATTTTCGAGCAGTTGGCTATGGGGTGCACCTCGACCACTGCCTTTATGACCATCCACAACATGGTGACTTGGATGGTGGCCAGTTTTGCCAGTGATGAAGCCAAAACGCAGTTTTGCCCCAAGTTGGTCACGGGGGAATGGCTGGGCTCTTACTGTCTCACCGAACCGAATGCCGGATCGGATGCGGCATCGCTCACCACGAGCGCGCAAAAGCACGGCGATCACTATCTGTTGAGCGGGAGCAAAGCGTTTATCTCGGGCGCTGGCGACACCGATGTGTTGGTGGTGATGGCGCGCACAGGCGAAGCGGGTGCCAAAGGCATCTCTGCGTTTGTCATTCCAGCCAACGCAGAAGGGATCAGCTACGGGCGCAAAGAGCCGAAAATGGGCTGGAACAGCCAGCCGACCCGCTCAGTCACTTTTGATAGGGTCAAAGTGCCGCTCACCGCGCTGCTTGGCGAAGAAGGGCAAGGTTTTACTTTTGCGATGAAAGGGCTAGATGGTGGTCGCATCAACATCGCCACCTGTTCACTGGGTACGGCGCAGCAAGCGCTCAATCAAGCGACGCAATACCTGCAAGAGCGCAAGCAGTTTGGCAAAAATCTGGCGCAATTTCAGGGGCTGCAATTTAAGCTCGCGGACATGGCAACTGAGCTGGTTGCAGCGCGCCAACTGGTGCGCTATGCGGCAAGTAAACTTGATCGCCGCGATGCAGAGGCCACGGCTTACTGCGCGATGGCGAAACGCTTTGCGACGGATGTCGGTTTTCAGGTGTGCGACGCAGCGCTGCAACTCTACGGTGGCTACGGTTACATCAAAGAGTATCCGTTGGAGCGCCAATTTCGCGATGTTCGGGTGCACCAAATTCTCGAAGGAACCAATGAAATCATGCGGTTAATTATTGCCCGTCGGCTTTTGCATGAAGGTGCGGAGCTTCTGTAA
- the mmsB gene encoding 3-hydroxyisobutyrate dehydrogenase has product MNQVAFIGLGNMGSPMAANLIKAGCTLRVFDLNQVAMATLAKLGATACESIEQAVQGVDTVITMLPAGEHVRSVYLGDHQGNAGLLTLLAPKTLLIDSSTIDPQSAKTVAAEAQKQGLEFVDAPVSGGVAGAQAGTLTFIVGGTQAAFDKAQIILQYMGKNIFHAGGAGDGQMAKICNNLMLGILMSGTCEALSLGIDNGLDPKVLSNIMLQSSGRNWALELYNPCPGVMENAPASKQYQPGFTSRLMVKDLGLGLDAASQSHSSVPMGALARNLFAFHNAAGNSELDFSSLFQFYAKQTR; this is encoded by the coding sequence ATGAACCAAGTGGCATTTATTGGTCTTGGCAATATGGGCTCGCCGATGGCGGCGAACTTAATCAAAGCGGGTTGCACGCTGCGCGTGTTCGACCTCAATCAAGTGGCGATGGCAACACTGGCTAAACTGGGCGCAACCGCGTGCGAGTCTATCGAGCAAGCAGTGCAGGGCGTAGACACGGTGATCACCATGTTGCCTGCTGGCGAGCACGTTCGCTCGGTTTATCTGGGTGACCATCAAGGCAATGCTGGGCTGCTCACTTTGCTTGCGCCAAAAACGCTGCTGATTGACTCCTCCACCATCGATCCCCAATCGGCAAAAACGGTGGCCGCCGAGGCGCAAAAGCAGGGGCTGGAATTTGTCGACGCGCCAGTTTCCGGCGGCGTGGCAGGCGCGCAGGCGGGGACGCTCACCTTCATCGTTGGTGGCACGCAAGCGGCGTTTGACAAGGCGCAAATCATTCTTCAGTACATGGGCAAAAACATCTTTCACGCTGGCGGTGCAGGCGACGGGCAAATGGCGAAAATCTGTAACAACCTGATGCTGGGTATTTTGATGTCTGGAACTTGTGAAGCGCTGAGTTTGGGAATAGATAACGGCCTCGATCCTAAGGTGCTGTCCAACATCATGCTGCAAAGCTCCGGGCGCAACTGGGCGTTAGAGCTCTACAATCCATGCCCCGGCGTGATGGAAAACGCGCCCGCGAGCAAGCAGTACCAACCCGGCTTTACCAGTCGCTTGATGGTGAAAGATCTCGGTTTGGGACTGGATGCCGCCTCTCAAAGTCACTCCTCCGTGCCAATGGGCGCTTTGGCGCGCAACCTGTTCGCTTTTCATAATGCTGCTGGTAACAGCGAGTTGGATTTCTCCAGTCTGTTTCAGTTTTACGCCAAACAAACGCGCTGA
- a CDS encoding SDR family oxidoreductase, translated as MNLKESVIAITGAGQGLGQMMAVTLAHAGAELALLDLNEEGLRHTQEQCHMLGTKALIYKMNVTDEAEVEQAFDDIVRDFGQLDGLVNNAGILRDGMLVKVSDGQVSKMSLEQFNSVINVNLTGTFLCGREAAVKMIETDRKGVIINISSVSRAGNIGQSNYSASKAAVATLATTWAKELARYGIRAAAIAPGVIHTAMADQMKPEAIARLEKMIPVGRMGEASEIAHTVKFILENDYITGRVLEVDGGIRM; from the coding sequence ATGAACTTAAAAGAGAGTGTGATTGCGATAACGGGCGCAGGGCAGGGGCTTGGGCAGATGATGGCGGTGACGCTAGCGCATGCAGGGGCGGAATTGGCGCTGCTTGATCTCAATGAAGAAGGGCTGCGCCACACCCAAGAGCAGTGCCATATGCTTGGTACCAAGGCTTTGATCTACAAGATGAATGTGACCGATGAAGCCGAAGTTGAGCAAGCGTTTGACGACATTGTACGTGATTTTGGTCAGCTAGATGGCTTAGTGAACAACGCAGGCATTTTGCGTGATGGCATGTTGGTCAAAGTGAGTGACGGGCAAGTCAGTAAAATGTCGCTTGAGCAGTTTAATTCGGTGATCAACGTCAATTTGACCGGCACTTTTCTCTGTGGTCGAGAAGCGGCGGTGAAGATGATCGAAACCGATCGCAAAGGGGTGATTATTAATATTTCCAGTGTTTCGCGCGCAGGAAATATCGGCCAAAGCAACTATTCGGCGTCAAAAGCCGCCGTTGCGACGCTGGCCACCACTTGGGCAAAAGAGTTGGCGCGCTATGGCATCCGCGCAGCGGCGATCGCGCCCGGAGTGATTCATACCGCCATGGCAGATCAAATGAAGCCGGAAGCCATCGCCCGTTTGGAAAAAATGATCCCCGTCGGGCGTATGGGCGAAGCGAGCGAAATCGCGCACACGGTCAAGTTCATTTTAGAAAACGACTACATCACTGGCCGAGTGCTGGAGGTTGATGGTGGCATCCGCATGTAG
- a CDS encoding CoA-acylating methylmalonate-semialdehyde dehydrogenase — protein MLNPVPLLIDGEFRQSATTEWLEVTNPATNEVIASLPCARDEEMQQAVASAAEAFQTWKHVALPERARLMLRYQHLLKEHHDSLAQTLSQETGKTLADAKGDVWRGIEVVEQAANIASNMMGEMVENVATDIDTYSMIQPLGVCCGITPFNFPAMIPLWMFPLAIAAGNTFVLKPSEQVPLTSMRLAELFAQAGAPKGVLQIVHGRKAQVDFLLQHPEIKTISFVGSVKVAQYIYQQGTQHFKRVQAFAGAKNHMVVMPDANKDQVINNLVGASVGAAGQRCMAISVAVLVGGAKAWLPELKAAMSRVQPGAWNDSNAAYGPLISPQAKERVHRLIQEGIDQGAVCELDGRHCQVAGLPNGNWVGPTLFSGVNTEMSIYREEIFGPVLVCLEADSLEEAIELINRNPYGNGTSIFTANGAAARKFQHEIQVGQVGINVPIPVPLPFFSFTGWRGSFYGDLHAYGKQAVRFFTETKTVTARWFDDDIPSGPNLTINLR, from the coding sequence ATGCTAAACCCGGTTCCTTTATTGATTGATGGCGAATTTCGTCAGTCGGCCACCACCGAATGGTTAGAGGTCACTAATCCTGCGACCAATGAGGTGATCGCCTCGCTGCCTTGCGCCAGAGACGAAGAGATGCAACAAGCGGTTGCCAGTGCTGCAGAGGCTTTTCAAACTTGGAAACACGTCGCACTGCCTGAGCGCGCTCGTCTGATGCTGCGTTATCAACATCTGCTCAAAGAACATCATGATTCGCTGGCTCAGACCCTGTCTCAAGAGACAGGCAAAACGTTGGCTGACGCGAAAGGCGATGTGTGGCGTGGCATCGAAGTGGTGGAGCAGGCGGCCAATATTGCCAGCAATATGATGGGCGAAATGGTAGAAAACGTTGCGACCGACATCGATACCTATTCGATGATCCAACCGCTCGGTGTGTGTTGCGGCATTACCCCGTTTAACTTTCCGGCCATGATCCCGCTGTGGATGTTCCCGCTGGCGATTGCCGCTGGTAATACGTTTGTCCTTAAACCCTCCGAGCAAGTGCCGCTCACCTCCATGCGTTTGGCCGAGCTGTTTGCGCAGGCTGGCGCACCGAAAGGTGTATTGCAAATCGTACACGGGCGCAAAGCGCAGGTCGATTTTCTGCTGCAACATCCAGAGATCAAAACCATCTCTTTTGTCGGTTCGGTGAAGGTAGCGCAGTACATTTATCAGCAAGGTACGCAGCATTTTAAACGGGTACAAGCGTTTGCTGGGGCGAAAAACCATATGGTGGTGATGCCAGATGCCAACAAAGATCAAGTGATCAATAACTTAGTCGGAGCCTCGGTCGGCGCGGCGGGTCAGCGCTGCATGGCGATTTCGGTCGCGGTGCTGGTGGGCGGGGCGAAAGCGTGGCTTCCTGAGCTAAAAGCGGCGATGAGCCGCGTTCAGCCCGGCGCGTGGAACGACAGCAATGCTGCTTATGGACCGCTGATCAGCCCCCAAGCGAAAGAGCGAGTGCATCGCCTGATCCAAGAGGGCATCGACCAAGGCGCCGTGTGTGAGCTGGATGGGCGTCACTGCCAAGTTGCCGGTTTGCCAAATGGCAACTGGGTTGGCCCGACGCTGTTTAGCGGCGTGAATACCGAGATGAGCATTTATCGCGAAGAGATTTTCGGCCCCGTATTGGTCTGCCTTGAAGCCGACTCGCTCGAAGAGGCGATCGAGCTTATCAACCGCAACCCTTACGGCAACGGCACTTCGATTTTCACCGCTAATGGTGCGGCGGCGCGCAAATTCCAGCATGAGATTCAAGTGGGGCAAGTGGGGATCAACGTGCCAATCCCGGTGCCTTTGCCCTTCTTCTCTTTTACTGGTTGGCGAGGTAGTTTCTACGGCGATCTGCACGCTTACGGCAAACAGGCGGTGCGCTTTTTCACCGAAACCAAAACCGTCACCGCGCGTTGGTTCGATGACGACATTCCAAGTGGTCCGAATCTGACCATCAACTTGAGATAA
- a CDS encoding thiolase family protein, whose amino-acid sequence MEKAIWIVSAKRTPQGRFQGALKEYSAPQLGGFAIKAALSATSKAIEKVDEVLMGCVLPAGCGQAPARQAALNAGLPLSVGATTLNKVCGSGMKAVMLAHDLIKSGSARSVIAGGMESMTNAPYLLSNARSGMRMGHQTTFDHMFYDGLQDAYEGHLMGVYAQQIADKLQFTRQQMDEWAVLSAKRAWEAQEQQLFVAEMTPLAFGKNGELLDYDEHPRSITLEKIPLLKPAFAEGGSVTAANASAIADGAAALLLMDEESARSQGLEPLAILRGHSTHARKPAEFTLAPVYAIEQLLSKLDWSSDEVDLWEVNEAFAVVTQIAVKQLGLEMEKVNVKGGACALGHPIGASGARILVTLIHSLRQLQALGVDGDRTQPKVMRGVASLCIGGGEATAIGIEIPLP is encoded by the coding sequence ATCGAAAAAGCCATATGGATAGTGTCGGCCAAACGAACCCCGCAAGGGCGGTTCCAAGGCGCACTCAAAGAGTATTCTGCTCCTCAGCTGGGCGGCTTTGCGATCAAAGCAGCGCTGAGCGCCACCAGCAAAGCAATTGAAAAAGTCGATGAAGTGTTGATGGGTTGTGTGCTGCCCGCAGGCTGCGGACAAGCGCCTGCCCGTCAAGCGGCGCTCAATGCCGGGCTGCCGCTTTCGGTGGGCGCGACTACGCTCAACAAAGTGTGCGGTTCTGGCATGAAAGCGGTGATGCTGGCACACGATCTGATCAAATCGGGCAGTGCGCGATCGGTCATTGCTGGCGGAATGGAGAGCATGACCAATGCCCCGTACCTACTGAGCAATGCGCGCAGCGGCATGCGTATGGGCCATCAAACCACGTTCGATCACATGTTTTATGATGGTTTACAAGATGCCTATGAAGGCCATCTGATGGGTGTTTATGCGCAGCAAATCGCAGACAAGCTGCAGTTTACCCGTCAGCAGATGGATGAATGGGCGGTGCTCTCTGCCAAGCGTGCTTGGGAAGCGCAAGAGCAACAACTGTTTGTCGCTGAGATGACGCCGCTCGCCTTTGGCAAAAATGGCGAGCTGCTGGATTACGACGAGCATCCACGTTCGATCACACTTGAAAAGATCCCGTTGCTCAAACCCGCCTTTGCCGAAGGCGGCAGTGTTACGGCCGCTAACGCCAGCGCCATTGCTGATGGCGCCGCTGCGCTGCTTTTGATGGATGAAGAATCGGCCCGCTCACAAGGCTTAGAGCCACTCGCCATTCTTCGCGGCCACAGCACCCATGCAAGAAAACCAGCCGAATTTACTTTAGCGCCGGTTTACGCCATCGAGCAACTGCTCTCTAAACTCGATTGGTCGAGTGACGAAGTGGATTTGTGGGAGGTCAACGAAGCGTTCGCGGTGGTGACGCAAATCGCCGTCAAACAACTTGGCTTGGAGATGGAAAAAGTCAACGTCAAAGGCGGAGCGTGCGCCTTAGGCCATCCGATCGGTGCCAGCGGGGCGCGTATTCTGGTCACGCTGATCCACAGTTTGCGCCAGTTGCAAGCGCTCGGCGTCGATGGTGACCGCACCCAGCCCAAAGTGATGCGTGGTGTCGCTTCACTGTGCATCGGCGGCGGTGAAGCGACCGCTATCGGCATTGAGATCCCATTACCCTAA
- a CDS encoding enoyl-CoA hydratase — MTSDQYSPQSAAPEAATEAAIGFHLHHHVAVVTMNNPPANTWTEQSLQQLKTLVQSLNLNNEVYALVLTGKGEKFFSAGADLKLFADGDKARALKMARLFGQAFETLSAFRGVSIAAINGYAMGGGLEAALACDIRIAEEQAVMALPEAKVGLLPCAGGTQNLTALVGEGWAKRVILCGEQLSAAKAQQIGLVEEVVAKGEALNRAIAMAESVANQSPSAVAACKKLIQQTRFAPLAQGLIKEREYFLDLFDTEDQTEGVQAFLQKRPPVWKNR, encoded by the coding sequence ATGACTTCAGATCAATATTCACCTCAATCGGCTGCACCGGAGGCCGCGACAGAAGCGGCGATTGGTTTTCATCTCCATCACCATGTGGCGGTGGTGACGATGAACAATCCGCCTGCCAATACTTGGACCGAACAAAGTTTGCAGCAGCTCAAAACCCTTGTGCAGTCACTCAACCTCAATAATGAAGTGTATGCCTTAGTGCTAACGGGAAAAGGGGAGAAGTTTTTCTCGGCCGGTGCGGATCTCAAGCTGTTTGCCGATGGCGATAAAGCGCGCGCGCTGAAAATGGCGCGCCTGTTTGGGCAGGCGTTTGAAACCTTGTCGGCATTTCGTGGTGTGTCGATTGCGGCCATCAACGGATACGCCATGGGCGGTGGCCTTGAAGCGGCGCTCGCCTGTGACATTCGTATTGCTGAAGAGCAAGCGGTGATGGCACTGCCTGAAGCCAAAGTGGGACTGCTGCCCTGTGCGGGCGGGACGCAAAATCTGACCGCTTTGGTGGGCGAAGGGTGGGCCAAGCGGGTGATTTTGTGCGGCGAACAGCTCAGCGCCGCCAAAGCGCAGCAGATTGGTTTAGTCGAAGAGGTGGTTGCTAAAGGCGAAGCGCTCAATCGTGCGATTGCCATGGCTGAATCGGTCGCCAATCAGTCGCCCTCTGCCGTGGCCGCGTGCAAAAAACTCATCCAGCAAACGCGTTTTGCACCGCTGGCTCAGGGGCTGATTAAAGAGCGCGAATACTTTCTTGATCTGTTCGATACTGAAGATCAGACCGAAGGCGTGCAGGCATTTTTGCAAAAGCGTCCACCTGTATGGAAAAACCGCTGA
- a CDS encoding enoyl-CoA hydratase/isomerase family protein: MTGQVIFTERPCSEGECKIAIATLDNTASLNALTYPMLEQLNQQLERWHEDDSIVCVFLEGAGEKAFCAGGDVRAMYQVMESEPKASISRFLTDYFTLEYRCNYLIHTYTKPIIGWGRGIVMGGGMGLFMGTSHKVVTPESRLAMPEISIGLYPDVGATWFLNRLEPGIGLFLGLTGVMVNASDALSIHFADHLLLAKERDGLLEQLQHASWSTAEDHYDVVTELLENLAQQADDQRPVQQLMPHFDAIQQACLQDELQSVVQAVMALPSSPWLDRAKQNLAEGSAISAHICHRQMTHYSELSLAGCFRLELGVSVQCGLLGEFREGVRARLIDKDGQPNWLFNNVADVDSSVIDALFTSLWPDQAHPLVNLGKHGL; encoded by the coding sequence ATGACAGGCCAAGTTATTTTTACCGAGCGACCTTGCAGTGAAGGTGAGTGCAAAATCGCCATCGCAACGCTCGACAATACCGCATCGCTCAATGCCCTGACTTACCCTATGTTGGAGCAACTGAACCAACAGCTAGAACGCTGGCATGAAGACGACAGCATCGTGTGCGTGTTTCTCGAAGGCGCGGGCGAGAAAGCGTTTTGTGCAGGCGGCGATGTGCGCGCCATGTACCAAGTGATGGAAAGTGAGCCGAAGGCATCCATTTCACGCTTTCTCACAGACTATTTCACCTTGGAGTATCGCTGCAACTATCTGATTCACACCTACACTAAGCCGATCATCGGTTGGGGACGAGGCATTGTCATGGGTGGTGGCATGGGGCTTTTCATGGGCACCAGCCACAAAGTGGTGACGCCAGAGTCGCGCTTGGCGATGCCGGAAATCAGTATTGGGCTTTACCCGGATGTCGGCGCGACATGGTTTCTCAACCGTCTTGAGCCGGGCATCGGGCTGTTTCTTGGTTTGACTGGAGTGATGGTCAATGCCAGTGACGCGTTGTCTATCCACTTTGCCGATCATCTGCTGCTCGCCAAAGAGCGCGATGGCTTGCTGGAACAGTTGCAGCATGCCTCTTGGTCTACCGCCGAAGATCATTACGATGTGGTCACCGAGCTACTGGAAAATCTTGCTCAGCAGGCTGATGACCAGCGACCAGTGCAACAATTGATGCCGCATTTTGATGCAATTCAACAGGCCTGCCTACAAGACGAGCTGCAAAGCGTGGTGCAAGCTGTCATGGCGTTACCTTCCAGCCCATGGCTTGATCGCGCCAAGCAGAACTTGGCAGAGGGCAGCGCCATTAGCGCGCACATTTGTCACCGACAGATGACGCACTACAGCGAGCTGTCTCTAGCCGGCTGTTTCCGTTTGGAGCTTGGCGTCTCAGTGCAATGTGGCTTGCTTGGTGAATTTCGGGAAGGGGTGCGAGCGAGGCTAATCGATAAAGACGGTCAGCCAAACTGGCTGTTCAACAATGTCGCCGATGTCGACAGCAGCGTGATTGACGCTTTGTTTACTTCACTGTGGCCTGATCAGGCACACCCGTTGGTCAATTTAGGCAAACACGGCCTTTGA
- a CDS encoding carboxyl transferase domain-containing protein — MAVITSKTKLESDLYQANFARMSELVDQLLTHREALKLGAGEKAIERQRQKGKLPVRERVQRLLDADSTFLEIGQFAAWQVYDEAIPCAGVVAGIGKIHGIDCMVIANDPAVKGGTYYPLTVKKHLRAQQIAERCQLPCVYLVDSGGANLPHQAEVFPDRDHFGRIFYHQARMSAKGIPQIAVVMGLCTAGGAYIPAMADVAIIVKQQGTIFLAGPPLVKAATGEIVTDEELGGADVHCKKSGVADYYAQDDAHALELARQAIASANQSPSPLNHDFLPPRYDAKEMYGIVNADLRLSFDVREIIARLVDDSAFDEFKALYGSSLVCGFAQLHGHRIGIVANNGILFSESAQKGAHFIELCAKRKIPLLFLQNVTGFMVGKKVEAEGIAKHGAKLVMAVACADVPKFTVIIGGSYGAGNYGMCGRAYDPTMMWMWPNARISVMGGEQAAGVLTQVRREVKARQQETWPDEEAKAFRDSIVELYDTQGSPYYASARLWDDGILDPVETRDVLGHALSVALRAPIPESEFGIFRM, encoded by the coding sequence ATGGCAGTCATTACAAGCAAAACCAAACTCGAATCGGATTTGTACCAAGCGAACTTTGCCCGCATGAGCGAACTGGTGGACCAGCTACTCACTCACCGAGAAGCATTGAAACTCGGCGCGGGAGAAAAAGCCATCGAACGCCAGCGGCAAAAAGGCAAGCTTCCGGTCCGCGAACGCGTACAACGCCTACTCGATGCAGACTCAACTTTTCTCGAAATCGGCCAGTTTGCCGCGTGGCAAGTGTACGACGAGGCCATCCCTTGCGCAGGTGTTGTCGCTGGGATTGGCAAAATTCACGGCATCGATTGCATGGTGATCGCCAACGATCCGGCGGTCAAAGGCGGTACTTATTATCCTTTAACCGTGAAAAAGCACCTGCGCGCGCAGCAAATTGCCGAGCGCTGCCAGCTTCCTTGCGTCTATCTGGTCGACTCTGGCGGGGCAAATCTGCCCCATCAGGCGGAAGTGTTTCCTGATCGCGACCATTTTGGCCGCATTTTTTATCATCAGGCGCGCATGTCGGCAAAAGGCATCCCGCAGATAGCCGTGGTGATGGGACTGTGTACCGCAGGCGGCGCGTACATTCCGGCGATGGCGGATGTGGCGATCATCGTCAAACAGCAAGGAACCATTTTTCTCGCGGGCCCGCCGCTGGTGAAAGCCGCGACCGGAGAAATCGTCACTGATGAAGAGCTGGGCGGCGCGGATGTGCACTGTAAAAAGTCTGGCGTGGCCGATTACTATGCACAGGACGATGCGCACGCGCTGGAGCTGGCGCGTCAAGCAATTGCCAGCGCCAATCAGTCCCCTTCTCCGCTGAATCACGATTTCTTGCCGCCACGTTACGATGCCAAAGAGATGTACGGCATCGTTAACGCCGACCTGCGATTGTCATTCGATGTGCGCGAAATCATCGCTCGTTTGGTGGACGATTCAGCGTTTGATGAGTTTAAAGCGCTGTATGGCAGCTCACTGGTGTGCGGTTTTGCCCAACTTCACGGCCATCGCATTGGCATTGTTGCTAACAACGGCATTCTGTTTTCCGAATCGGCGCAAAAGGGGGCGCACTTTATTGAGCTCTGTGCCAAACGCAAGATCCCGTTGCTGTTTTTGCAAAACGTCACTGGATTTATGGTGGGGAAAAAAGTCGAAGCGGAAGGCATTGCCAAGCACGGCGCCAAGCTAGTAATGGCGGTTGCCTGTGCCGATGTACCGAAATTCACCGTGATCATTGGCGGCTCCTACGGCGCGGGCAACTACGGCATGTGTGGGCGAGCGTACGATCCGACCATGATGTGGATGTGGCCGAATGCGCGTATTTCCGTGATGGGCGGCGAACAGGCGGCGGGGGTACTGACGCAGGTGCGGCGCGAAGTCAAAGCACGTCAGCAGGAAACTTGGCCCGATGAGGAAGCCAAAGCGTTTCGCGATTCGATTGTCGAGCTGTACGACACCCAAGGCAGCCCCTACTACGCCAGCGCAAGATTATGGGACGACGGCATTTTGGATCCGGTCGAAACCCGCGATGTACTGGGCCATGCGCTGAGCGTTGCGCTGCGCGCGCCCATCCCTGAAAGTGAGTTTGGTATCTTTCGCATGTAA
- a CDS encoding isovaleryl-CoA dehydrogenase — MNSQYQMLNFGLGETLELLREQVSAFASEHIAPIAAQIDKENQFPNHLWPLFGEMGLLGVTVDESDGGAQMGYLAHVIAMEEISRASASVALSYGAHSNLCVNQLFRNGTTEQRKKYLPKLLDGSWVGALAMSEPNAGSDVVSMQLKAERHGDHFVLNGSKMWITNGPDANVVIVYAKTDPSAKSRGITAFIVERDFPGFHHAQKLDKLGMRGSNTCELVFENCRVPAENVLGEINRGVEVLMSGLDYERVVLAAGPLGIMQACLDLVLPYVHDRKQFGQAIGEFQLVQAKVADMYTRCNAARAYVYTVAAACDRGEVTRKDSAGAILYAAELATQMALDAIQLLGGNGYINEFPAGRLLRDAKLYEIGAGTSEIRRILIGRELFAESR, encoded by the coding sequence ATGAACAGCCAGTATCAGATGCTCAACTTTGGGCTTGGTGAAACATTAGAACTACTGCGTGAGCAGGTCAGCGCATTTGCCAGCGAGCATATCGCGCCGATCGCCGCGCAAATTGATAAGGAAAACCAATTTCCTAATCACCTGTGGCCATTGTTTGGCGAGATGGGTTTGCTGGGCGTCACAGTGGATGAAAGCGATGGCGGCGCGCAAATGGGTTATCTCGCCCACGTGATCGCGATGGAAGAGATCAGCCGCGCCTCGGCCTCGGTTGCTTTGAGTTACGGCGCGCACTCCAATTTGTGCGTCAACCAGCTGTTTCGTAATGGCACAACCGAGCAGCGCAAAAAGTATCTGCCCAAATTGCTTGATGGCTCTTGGGTGGGCGCGCTGGCAATGAGTGAACCCAATGCCGGCTCGGATGTGGTCAGCATGCAGTTGAAAGCGGAGCGCCATGGCGACCATTTTGTGCTCAACGGCAGCAAAATGTGGATCACCAACGGCCCAGACGCCAACGTTGTCATCGTCTACGCCAAAACTGACCCCAGTGCCAAATCCCGTGGCATCACCGCGTTTATTGTCGAGCGTGATTTCCCCGGGTTTCACCATGCGCAAAAGCTCGACAAACTCGGCATGCGCGGCTCCAACACCTGCGAGCTGGTGTTTGAAAACTGCCGCGTTCCGGCTGAGAACGTGCTGGGCGAAATCAACCGCGGCGTTGAAGTGCTGATGAGCGGGCTTGACTATGAACGGGTGGTGCTCGCGGCTGGGCCGCTCGGCATTATGCAAGCCTGTCTCGATCTGGTTTTGCCCTACGTGCACGATCGCAAACAGTTTGGTCAGGCGATTGGCGAGTTTCAGTTGGTCCAAGCCAAAGTCGCCGACATGTACACCCGCTGCAACGCGGCGCGCGCTTATGTCTATACCGTGGCGGCGGCGTGCGATCGCGGAGAAGTGACACGCAAAGATTCCGCAGGCGCTATTTTGTACGCCGCCGAACTCGCCACGCAGATGGCACTGGACGCGATTCAACTGCTCGGAGGCAACGGCTACATCAACGAGTTCCCGGCAGGTCGTTTGCTGCGCGATGCCAAGCTCTACGAAATTGGCGCGGGAACCTCCGAGATCCGCCGTATTCTGATTGGCCGTGAGCTGTTTGCAGAATCGCGCTAA
- a CDS encoding MerR family transcriptional regulator has product METFKISDLAKEFEITTRSIRFYEDMGLIQPERRGTVRVYSRRDKIRLKLILRGKRLGFSLAEIRELFELYDAQQGETQLVKMLNIIDEKKALLQRQLDDIGVVMGELEAAKERCELALKGAR; this is encoded by the coding sequence GTGGAAACTTTTAAGATCAGTGATCTCGCGAAAGAGTTCGAGATTACCACCAGAAGTATTCGCTTTTACGAAGATATGGGATTAATACAGCCAGAGCGCAGAGGCACTGTGCGCGTTTACTCACGCCGGGACAAGATTCGTTTGAAATTGATCTTGCGCGGCAAACGTTTGGGCTTCTCTCTGGCGGAGATTCGCGAATTGTTTGAGCTTTACGATGCTCAACAAGGCGAAACGCAGTTGGTGAAAATGCTCAACATCATCGATGAAAAGAAGGCGCTATTGCAGCGCCAACTTGACGACATCGGCGTGGTGATGGGTGAACTGGAGGCGGCAAAAGAGCGCTGTGAACTGGCGCTCAAAGGCGCTCGCTGA